The following nucleotide sequence is from Cicer arietinum cultivar CDC Frontier isolate Library 1 chromosome 2, Cicar.CDCFrontier_v2.0, whole genome shotgun sequence.
CACATAAATATGTTGTACATGATTTAGTAAAACAGAAGTAGACTTTCATGTGAATTTATGCAGGATATAAGTTTTCTATATTCCtaatttaacatttaaataGTTACCCCTTCTTTTGCAAGGATTGAGAAATTTTTCACTTATAGTAATTCTACTCTGACCACTATTAAGCTAGTAAGTGATGCAAGTTAAACTTGTGAGGTTCAGAATTAAGAACTGAAACCTACCCTGCAAAGGTCACTGAATATTGATCATGTGGTCATTGTTCCATACTATTATTAGTATTACTCATAGTGCAcatacatttaaaatatgttaccaAAAGTTCTGTTACATAAGAATTAAAACTAATAACAATGATAACATAACATGCCTTATCCTTAAATAATGTCTATTCATGTTGAAATATAACTACTGCAATGATAGGAGTCTTGAAATCAAATGTAGTATGAACTAAAAGTTTAGAAGGTGTGATTGTAATTTCAACTTGTTGTTGTATTGTAGATAGaaaatctgatttatttttatttttgttatgtcTTTTTTATATATGCAAAATCTGATATATCTTTTCCCCTTTGTTTCTCATACGATAGTTTCATTCTTAACCATATTTGCAGGATTATATCCCAGTAGCAAGATCTGATACTGAAGAACCTTCATCTCCACCATCGAGTTACGATAACATATTGTTAAATGAAGATGAATTCAATAGGCCTCCCCCGGAATTACCACCACAACTTCCAATGTCAATAAGACAAGAAGAGGCTTCGACGAGCAATTCAGATCAAGTGGCTACGAATATGATCACACATCTTGAACTTAATCATCTATACATGCATAGATCTGAAGGGGATCAATTTGTGGCGCTACGATCGACTAATAGGTTTCAACACAAATATATCACTACAGTACTCTACAAGTCATTGCACTGAGAAGGATGATGCAGcagtttgtttttttatatgctATTGAATTTGCTTAAGATTAAGTGGTTAGTTCTATGACAACATTTTTTAAGGTCATTAATCTGATATGTAGAAAGTAATTGGAGTAGGTAATTTATAAGAATTTCTTTTCATGTAAACAACTCTagaaatattgttatttattgtggcagttaatatatataatacatattCATAGCACTTGTCCTGTTTTGGAATTGgcttttttcaaaaactaattcTACCTATGTTCAAATCTGATCAGTGTTGTTTGTGAAGTACAACTACTGTTGCACTATGCagttaaatatttctattttctaatacaatagagaaatcaaacaaattttgTTCCAAATAAAAACAATGTTATAGTATATCAACAATGGACAAAGTAGCTTGTTAATTTTGCATATAactgataaataaattttgagtcTGAAAACATAGCAGGGTTTATGGTTTTAAATTGTACTTTGCAACCACAATCGCAACCACATTGTGGATTTTGAAGTCTCTAAAACAACATTTCAACTGCAATATAAAAGTTTGCAGCCATCAAACTGCTAGTATGAAATAGCTTTCTCATTCATTAGAAAGAACGATAACATAATGTTGGTACAATACATACATATGTGAAAAAGTAAATACATTATTTACTCAAATTTGAGAACTACCAGTATTTAAGTGCTTAAATTAAAATTGGTGAATGTGCAAACAACACAATGAAGTGTTTGTTATGTATGGTCTGATATCATCTAATGGGTACCTTAATCCAACCATTTGCAAAAGCAATGGCCAAGATTACAAAAGGAGTTGACATACCAAATATGATAATGTAAGGAAGAGGTGTCTTCATTGGATTCTCTCCTTCTCTCTCTCCTGCTGTTTGCCAATATCTACATCCAACACATTAttcacataaataaattaaacacaacctctttattattattattattattatgaaatataaattgttgTTAGTTACTTACTGTTGTGGTTCTTGTTCTCTAGTTATGA
It contains:
- the LOC101491420 gene encoding uncharacterized protein; the protein is MAVVAKLTLISFQTSFLPKSPSFSHIISSPKTIPLAPYGIRAQLGGRDEESKNGGKKKFITREQEPQQYWQTAGEREGENPMKTPLPYIIIFGMSTPFVILAIAFANGWIKVPIR